One stretch of Manis pentadactyla isolate mManPen7 chromosome 10, mManPen7.hap1, whole genome shotgun sequence DNA includes these proteins:
- the LOC118933367 gene encoding olfactory receptor 6C2-like, which produces MKNHTAITTFILLGLTDDPKLRVLLFVFLFFTYLLSVAGNLIIITLTLWDSHLKTPMYFFLRNFSFLEISFTTVCIPRYLYAMISGDNTVTYNACATQIFFVVLLVATEFFLLAAMSYDRYVAICKPLHYMTIVNSRVCTTLVLCCWIAGLLIILPALGLGLQLEFCDSNVIDHFVCDTSPILKITCSDTALIERIALSFAALTLTVTLVCVVLSYAYIIKTILRFPSAQQRKKAFSTCSSHMLVVSISYGSCIFIYIKPSAKEGVAINKVVSVLTTSVAPLLNPFIYTLRNKQVKNAFKDTVKQIVFLTKK; this is translated from the coding sequence ATGAAGAATCACACAGCAATAACCACATTCATCCTgctgggattgacagatgacccaAAACTACGAGTCttgctctttgtatttttgtttttcacctACCTATTGAGTGTGGCTGGGAACCTCATCATTATCACCCTCACACTCTGGGATTCCCATCTTAAAActcccatgtatttttttctccgaaatttctctttcttagaaATTTCATTCACCACTGTCTGTATCCCCAGATACCTTTATGCTATGATATCTGGAGATAATACAGTTACTTATAATGCTTGTGCCACCCagatattttttgttgttctccTTGTagcaacagaattttttctccttgccgccatgtcctatgaccgctatgtggccatctgtaagcCTCTGCATTACATGACCATCGTGAACAGCAGAGTCTGCACTACACTTGTTCTCTGCTGTTGGATTGCAGGCCTGTTAATCATCCTCCCAGCCCTTGGCTTGGGCCTCCAGCTGGAATTCTGTGACTCGAATGTGATTGATCATTTCGTCTGTGACACATCTCCTATTTTAAAGATAACCTGCTCAGACACAGCGTTAATAGAGCGAATTGCCTTGAGTTTTGCTGCGCTGACGCTCACTGTGACCTTGGTGTGTGTTGTCCTCTCCTACGCTTACATCATCAAGACCATTCTCAGATtcccttctgcccagcaaaggaagAAAGCCTTTTCCACGTGCTCCTCCCACATGCTTGTGGTTTCCATCAgttatggcagctgcatcttcatcTACATCAAGCCCTCGGCAAAGGAAGGAGTAGCTATTAATAAAGTGGTGTCTGTGCTCACTACATCCGTTGCCCCTTTGCTTAATCCATTCATTTATACACTTCgaaacaaacaagtgaaaaatgCCTTCAAAGACACAGTAAAGCAGATTGTATTTCTCACAAAGAAGTAA